The window GgaaacttcaatatagaaagaatttcttgggGGTTGCTTCTCAGAGATAatcataaaattcgaattttattgccacaaCCAATTAGGTAGTTTTGTTCAGTAGTTGAACAGCAtgatacaaagaaatatttttatttctttgtatctTCTTGGATGAACGATGAACACGTCCTACaaacaggggcggatccagtgAAAGTCGCAGCTCATATAGGTTAGTAAAATAGCGGAATTTGTTGTTGAGGCAGTCAATCTTCACAAACCTCTGTTGAAGTTAATTTTTCAAGAGCAATGTACGAAACGTACAGAAAATCCtattcatatcataattttccaataatattcatacaaattaatttcagaaggtatttcatatttctcaatcAAACGTAGATTGAAGGATGTGTGTCTTCAATTTGTCTATAAAATCAGCATTTTCATTTCCGTTCGAAGTTCGTTAACCAGAGAAATACCTAgttactttcatatttccggtgaactgtggaattcgtattgtatcaataaatatattgtcaTCATATTTACGCTTGGTCTTGACGTCActagaattatattataaatagttgTTAGTTTTAGAAATAAAGTGCATTTACACACGATCTGCCTTTCAGTCATAACCCTTGAGTCCTTAACAAATCCTCTATTTTGAAACTCAAGGTAACGTTGTGACGCTACCCCaacaagcaaaattgttcgccatggacaggaacagatggtaatcactccGAACTTCAAGCTGGATTCATAAGAATCTCCCAACCAatctcccggagcttctggcaaggcactatcgatgtgtgtggcctggcgttgtcctgatggaacacaattcctctcctattggttaAAATTgaccgcttctgggcgattgcttccttcagaggGTCCAATTGCGAACAGTACGaatccgagttaacagttgtgccttaggggagcagctaaatgtagataattccctgccaatcccaccaaacacaaaGCAAAACCTTTCTGACCGTTTCCGATGGGTCACCGCATTTCGACTACGATCGTTTTctcttgacgttgtcgtaagtgatccacatttcatcaccagtcaccaaccgtatcaaaaatgggtcgattttattgcgattcagcagcgattagcagatggaaattcgtttCATGAGGTTTTTCGCGTTAACACATGctgtacccatacatcgagctttttCTTGAGACCAACCATATGCAAGTGGTGTTCCAAAcgtttttttgtgcaatctatggctcttgggcaatcgaaaacTCGACAATGACCgtgattttatcgatattttcaacaattggccttccagtgtgTGGTGCTTCTTGGATATCGAAAttacggaatcgacgaaaccaaaatagCGCATGATTGGCTATTATGTAcaatatcaggaccataaacactattgaCATTTCAGCCGCCAGGTtggcattttcgcctttataataataataaaaactgtaaaataaagcgtattttctctttgctggTGTCCTTCTTTGACGctcgctcaaactaaactgagtcataTCATAAttatcagaaaagtttttgtagtacgaaatctttACAGTTACTTAATAAATCACTGTAGAAATctctacagtgacttaattGAACACATGCAGTGGTATTCCCTGCGAAAGAGTGTTTTTCCCAAGCAGGAAATATTATGACAGCGAAACGAAACAATTTGAGCGGTGAAATGATCtcacatttattatttttgaaatcttggaatttagaagaatggcagcttatttcaataattttttttctgttgactTTGAATTATCTCATCCtcattaatataatataaaaattatttgattttttacgATACAAACATACTCGATATTTACTGTAGCGATATCGATACTACTCATTACGATCCAAAGTATCGATACTTCACGGAGTATCGCCCAACACTAGTATCCAAGCTGCACATCTCtattaatttgatatattttgatCTGTGGTGCACAGACCACTGTCAATattaaaaatcatagaaatttatgaacacatggaaattttcagtcATTTACTCATTCAGTATAGTTTGGATACAATACAATATATTTATCGGTAATGtttatgttttatttgaaatagTTGCTGCTATTTGAACAGCATGCTTCATACttcaaatatattcataaaaactccgtcttaattcaaatttaattattatattcTATTTTTCGACCTGAATTCGAGGTTATAACACTCAAGAATCATTCTTGCAATTAGAGCATAATGTACCGGTTTAGTAAATTCTCAATTTATCGCAATATCACGAACAATAAGTTTTTGGTAAGGTACATACAaaatattggttttttttttataatgtaTTATTGTAGTTTCGTACTTATGCCAAAGATCAAAAAAAACATGGATTTCTGGGaagattttatgaaaatttccgCGAAGAAATATCAAAGAACAAAGAGATGAAAGAATCTCTGAAAAAATTCAGGGAGGAAGCCGAGAAATTGGAGCAGAGTGAAGCTTTGAAAGCTGCTCGTCAAAAATTTGATACAGTTGAAAAAGAGGCTTCGAAAGGTGGAGAAATTTTCAAAGGAAGAATGAGTCTTATCAAAACAAAAGTAAAAGTTATAATGGATGAAGCTACCAAAACAGAATTGGCTAAAAGGGCTGGAAAGATAACTGAAGAAATTGGTAAAACAACTAGTACAATTTCAGAAAAAGCACAGGAAATTGGTAAAACTGAAACATTCAAAAGTATTTCAGAGGCAACAAAAGCAGTGAAACAAGAAATTGATTCAACAGAAATACAAGGTATGTCAGGTTTTAATCAAAGTTGAAAGCAACAGTTATAATTAAAAAGGTGAACTTATTCTATTATACGAAATAAATCAAGAAAGTCAAACCAAAATGGTAAACTTCAGATGAGTAAAAGCTTAGAATAGGTAACCTAACTTAAAGCCTCAATTAGGATTTAGGAACTCCAAAACGTGATTTTAATGGCCTCAGTTAGCACTAATAATGTTTTTATGGCGAATGATGATGATAAAATTATTTGCGCCAACCAACATCATTAAAAATTACATGATCTAGACTGCCTAATTGATGGCACCTATTACTATCTGTGCTATGATGACATCCAACTATAATGCATttaagattaattttttttccattcaaattATTGTCCACAGATTGAAATACAACCTAAATATAAGAGGAAATCACAATACAAACAACTCCACTATGTACTCTTATGATTTTAAAAGAGCACAGATTGATAAAATGATCATGTAGTAGAGTATAGGAGAGTAAtgtcataaaaataataatgttgCTATAGTCTTTTCACTTTTCATATAGTATGAAATGACTTCACACCTAGTGAGATTTTAGTACCAACCAACGGGGATATTTGCTTGCCCTACTGTTGCCATTGATTCATGATGCTATTGATGTGTCATTCTGATTGGAATTCAATTTTGACATATTCTTTTCATACTTTCATTCAGATATCGCTTTTACTAAAAAAAAGGGAAATAGTATGTCGACAATTCACTCCACAGGATGTTCTTAACTAAACctcacttttaatttttttgtttacccctttatataacaaaaacaaaGTGACTGATGAAGGCATTTGAATAGTTATGTTCCTGAGGATCAAGctacatttcaaaaaaataattgttataaTAGGCCAAAggattcaagagaaaatgaactacgaatttcattgagatttttccgttcccctaattttgccggtgtgtatATTTCGATAACCAATTGATGttaatttatggaaaaaatagagaaaaatgcAGTCTAATTATATATGTAATTATCTCCGTgacttgtttttgtttatttcaatgagaaCGAAGAAACATATCAATCTATCTTTcattataattgaaataaatatataatggtATAAATCAAAGAGTTGAATTTAAGTACAATTCGTTATTTTAATAGGAATAACAATGCATGGAGAAAGTATTAATGAAATCTATACCATAATTTTTCCAGATACATTTCTGTATTTATCAGTCTCAATATATATTTGCTTCCCATCAACAATCATTATTGATGAAAAACAATCTGGCATCTGGCAACAATAACTCTGAAATAACACTGTTTGTATGTATATGCACACAGTCTGCAATTTTCCAAACTCTAGACCGTTTGTTGATTTTGCATCTTAACTATGAGATTGTTTCTTGAATAATTGggcttttattttttattatttctttctttttttaggAAGAGTTTATGTCAGTCCTGCAATACTAAGAAAAAGAACAGAGACATCAGCAGTACAAAATCAGAAGTATTACGAACCTAACACTGAAGCTGTAGGAATGGAATTACATAAAGATTCAAGAATTTATGAATCTTggcagaatttcaaaaataacaatCCATACATAGGTAAATTTATAGATTGGAaattaaaatatgaagaaaGTGATAATCCTATAGTTAGAGCATCTAGGGCTTTAACTAATGTAGCATCTGATATGTTTGGAGGATTATTTGCTAAAACAGAGCTTTCTGAAACATTGACTGAAATATGTAAACTAGATAATAGTTTTGAAACAAAAAGATTTTTAAAACAGTGTGAAACAGACATAATTCCGAATATCTTGGAAGCAATGACGAGGGGAGAATTAGAGATTCTGAAAGATTGGTGTCACGAAGGACCATATAACCTTTTTGCGATACCTTTCAAAGAAGCCTTAAAAAAAGGATATAAAATTGACTCCAAAATTTTGGATATTGATAATGTGGATTTGATGATGGGCAAGATTATGGAACAAGGTCCTGTTTTAATAATATCATTTACCTCACAACAAGTAATGTGTGTTAAGGACAAAGACGGAACTGTGGTTGAAGGAGACCCTAACAAAGTAATGAGGGTGAATTATGTATGGGTATTATGTAGAGATATTACAGAAACAGACCCAAGGGCAGCCTGGAGGCTTCTGGATCTCTCTGCAAGCAGCAGTGAGCAATTTGTTTAATATTATAAGGAAAAATAAATGAAGAGAAAAGACTCCTTAAGTTGTCtcattattttgttgaatagcCAATATTGATACTGAACTTCATTCAGTTAAGAGAGTAAATAAGGTTAAATGTTATTTCTCTAACATTATTTACTTCACTAAAATGCTGGAATTACTTGTAGAAAGTGGAATCGAATTTTCCTAACTATGATTCTGAACTTTGTGATTTGTATAGTTTTTATAAATACTTATgtataatttatataatttgatCTTTGtataaattgttgaattttcaattttttgatttattatccATAAGCAATATTAATCTCCTGAAAAGCTTACAATTCTTCAATAAGCCTGATTCTTAAAAACACCTGAAAATGTCAGATGCTACAAACAATGGACAGTTTATTTGGTGAGGCCTGAGGAATACAGATGTTGACTAACTAACTCTGATCCGTTAGAGCAGATGTGTTTGATACAGAAATCGAAATTGCTCTAAGAACTGAGTGCatgttttaatttatattggcgattgaaaaaaaaagatcatcaAAGAGGATGATGAATGACGACACCTAAAACATAAGTGAGTACATACCTATACAGTCTATTCtaatattgatacaaactacAATAATTATGTCGGCCAATTTCTAATCAATGTCTTAGTTGAAAAAGTATCGCCAAAAGTTAATTTCAATACGTATTTAAATTATCAACTATTATGGTGATTCTGCTTGCTCGAAAGATGGACTGAGCATCTCTCTAAAGATCTGCACCGCTGGGTAGATAAATCCAGCCGTTCTAAGGTGAAGTCACCATGCTCTTAGTTTGGCATATCGGTATGAGTCGGAAAATTCATAGATATTTGTtaggaaaattaatatttttatattagaaTAAAATACTTATTACCCAAACACCAAAAGGTATATTGAACTtaagaaataaagattattattattattattatatgcattCATTTCTATATTGGGTTTTCGATTGTTTATTATATTCTGCTGACAGAGCAGCTCTTGCTTCTGCCGTTGAAGCAGCCCCAGcaaaagaagagaaaaagaagGAAGAAGAACCTGATGATAATATAAGTTTTAGTCTCTTCGACTAAAAAACAATATatacttattttattttttttatatgctaTTTTTGGttcgaaaaaaatgtattttttttcaattgaatgttCCTTTGTTTAtgttcattttaaaaattatgattcttggataaatattttttctaccgATTTCCCCCCAAATATACTGATTTTGCGCAGTCATTTCTAACGATATTGACGCCCTGCCAGGCTTGGTTTGCAAATCTTCAGAtccaatgatttttcaataatgaaaaaaaatgggaaGGATTTCTTTATAACTTTTTGGTCTCTTTTAGTTTTGCAAAAAAACACAGCAACttagaaaatttaaattatagGACTAGATTTCCTGTAAATAGCTCCTAATCGTAATACCGGGTGAATACTATTCTGCAATCAAAACATGGATTCCAATTAAAAATTCCGTCCCCTCATACAGGTGAAGTGAACGGAAGAGGTTTTTAGCATCAAAACcatcaatctttttttttcgaaacatttttctgtaaaatgTTTTCTTCTCGGGATTTTTCGATCGATTCAACTTATATATAAGTCGCCCACCCATATATTTGAGTTTAAAATTACAATACTAGTAAGTTTTTATAACAAATTACCGACAAATATTGAAACACAGGTTTTGGAGGTGTCCATACACGTCAAAACGTTATATTTTAGGTGAACCCCAggattaaaaaaatgttgaaatctcGGAATTTACAAGATTCACTCAAAAGGGACCCAATATCGCTACATCAGAATTCAAAACTTTGGTAGAATCAGCACCT is drawn from Harmonia axyridis chromosome 7, icHarAxyr1.1, whole genome shotgun sequence and contains these coding sequences:
- the LOC123684695 gene encoding mitochondrial import inner membrane translocase subunit TIM44; this translates as MYRFSKFSIYRNITNNKFLFRTYAKDQKKHGFLGRFYENFREEISKNKEMKESLKKFREEAEKLEQSEALKAARQKFDTVEKEASKGGEIFKGRMSLIKTKVKVIMDEATKTELAKRAGKITEEIGKTTSTISEKAQEIGKTETFKSISEATKAVKQEIDSTEIQGRVYVSPAILRKRTETSAVQNQKYYEPNTEAVGMELHKDSRIYESWQNFKNNNPYIGKFIDWKLKYEESDNPIVRASRALTNVASDMFGGLFAKTELSETLTEICKLDNSFETKRFLKQCETDIIPNILEAMTRGELEILKDWCHEGPYNLFAIPFKEALKKGYKIDSKILDIDNVDLMMGKIMEQGPVLIISFTSQQVMCVKDKDGTVVEGDPNKVMRVNYVWVLCRDITETDPRAAWRLLDLSASSSEQFV